The genomic window CGCCAGTCCTCTAATAGACACCTGTGGACTTAACTGGTTgttttaacagattttaaaacaggTTTTAAGAAAGgttcatgttttgttttaagatggtCTCAAAAATGTGTTCAGATACACTGAAAATCATATCGAGGGTGTAAAAAGAAATCTGTTCAAAAAGTGTTAACAAAAAGAGGAAGCCACGCTTCCCTCACACCTGTTTTGGTGGTCATGCTTTTCCCCATTCACTCTTTAAAAGTCTGAATCAGCAGCAAATGCAGCCATGTGGatatacacgtgtgtgtacaAGAAGTCTGTTTTGGCTGACTTTGAAAAAAGTACATTTTGTGTCCCACAAACGCTTGCTGCGGGCCTGTCAAGTACTCACACCCGGCAGATAGCATAACTTAAGTGTGGGAGCTTAGGCAATTCAGGCGGTGCTCCCTGGGCTATAATTTCCAGGGGTCTGGCGCACAGGGCGCTAACAGCAAACTTCACACTCTGATCTGAACGTGTCActccataaagaaaatgaaagtgccACAGGTGGACCACTCGCATGTCTGCACAGTACCATGTTTACACAGTGTCAACACAACTGCCCCCAGACTGAGAAATTCTAACACACAACTTTTCCTTTTTGGTCTACACAGTGCCATAGGCTTAGAGGgatgtttttgttggtttttaaatctTATGCAATCGAGTGTCAGTATATGACAAAAGTGACTGGTTTGAGGTTTTGTAGGCAGAGGTCTCTAATTTCTTTCTGAGTTTTGCTccttaaaaagagaataaaaagcatGGAGGTTGTAAGCTGAATGCTGCAATCGGCGGCTGCCTGGCGAGGATGCAGCATATCCTTCCACACATTACAATGCAGCAGAATCGTTCCTGATGCTCAGATGAGAGGCAAATTTTTCAGATTAGATGTAAATCTATCCAAAGGTCTGGAGCTCTAAATTTCCAAAGTTATGATAAATGCTTAACTTACTTCAAAAATATGTTGCAGAAGAGTCTCATCCCTAAGCTCAAACTACAAGAAAATCTAAGGCAAGAAAGAACACGTCCATGGGGAATGGCTCAGTGACACATGTTCTCCGCACAGGCGCCCATGGAGAAAGGGCTCATTTCAGCGCCTGCTTCGTCCAGCATCGACTTCACTCGACAACGGTGCCAGCGTCACACGAAACAGCAGTACTTCCTCCACCAGGACTTGGACAGGGTCTTCATCTTGTCCGGAGTCCTGCTTTTGGACTTCTTTGGCTGCTGCTGACCATCCGAGTACTGGATGGCGGCGACGATGGCCGCGTCGAAGACCTCCTTGAGGTTCTTCTGCGTCAGGGCTGAGCACTCCACGTAGCAGGCGGCTTTGATCTCCTCGGCACACAGCCTCGCTGCTTCCTCGGGCACCGGCTTCTCTCTGCATTTGTCCAGCTCAATGAGGACTTTCACGTCTTCTCGGAGATCCGACTGAGTTCCCACCAGGATGATGGGGGCTTTGGGGCAGTGGCATCGGATCTCTGGCATCCATTTCTCAGTGACGTTCTGGAAGGAGGAAGGGCTGACCACGCTGAAGCACATCAGGAAGATATCCGTGTTGGTGTAGCAGAGGGGCCTCAGCCTGTCAAACTCGTCCTGCAACCAGTCAAAGCACCCAAAGTCACTTTTTAAACCAACCTCATTGCACAAAGAGCACCTTGCCATTTCACTTGAAAGGGTCTGGTAGGTAACAGAAAACCCACTGGCGATGGAAAGAAAAGCCCACATCTTGGAGAGGATTCTGCTGCTCAGCTATCTGGGGCCTCAAACTCGGCCAAATGTGTTCATCGCTCTCATCAGTACTCAGGCCCTACTTGCAACTTAGCATAGAACAAGTACTTACATCAGATGGTGTTAGAAATAACATTTACCTTAGCCTTCAGGCCAGAGGAACCCACACTTACTCTTTCAACTCTGGTGCTTAGCTGGTTTTCTAGAATGTAGACAGCATCCACGCAGACCCCCAAACGCCAACCTGACCCCAGCGACCCCACCCATTAACACAGCTCCCTTCTGGAAGGATGCATCCCTGCCATCCTCACACCATTGGCTCCGTGCATGCCCACGGACACGCAGCACACAAGCAATGCCAGTCAGACACAGGTCAGACCCAGAAATCAAGTGCAGGGCCTTGGTCAGGCCACTCTTCTTGACAACTCAGAGCCCCTGTGCCTCTCAGTGTCATTTATAGTGGTTCATACATTCACACTCACTTGACATACCTCTTTCTCCTTGCTTTATTGTcttttccctccctgcctcccctttctcttacttcttttccccctctctctctgccatcaCCATAGGCCTCCATGAATGGGGCTTTGGAAAGATAAAGAACCAGAGAAAGGGCTACTCTTAGGGACAGAGAACTGGATGGAACAAGTTAGAGTTACTTATATGAACCAGCTACCAAAGCTCTGCAGTCACCCACTTAACAGAGGGCAGCAGGCACTACTCAGGGCTGGGGGTCGCCTGGGAACAGGGAGCCACAACCTCAGCCTTCATACAAATGGCTCATTCCGACTTAGAATGTCTATCTGTGGGCGCCAACCACCTCAGATAGTGACAGATAATTTACCAGTGGcaaaaaaagttaaatgtcaTCCGGGTTTGGGGTGCTCCATTGGCATGCTCCGATTACATATAAACTATtatttatatgcatattattCTGCATCCATCGcttttttctagaaataaaagaaacctgGATCTGTTTTATTAGAACACACTCTCTTTGTTTCAGGCTCTGTATTTCAGTTGTGCGGCAATAAGCACCTAACAATATAAAATGTTCGGGAATGAATATGGCATTTCAGAATGTCACTGCCCCTCATCAGTCTTCCATAAGCAAAAGTCACAAAAGAAGGATTTAGGTTTCTTATTGCCAACTTTgtgctgaaaaaaataagagactCCAGCAGGTGGACTACAGCCAGCTCTGAAGGTCTCTCAATGAAACGTTCCCTCTGTTCTCAGGGGCCTCCAAGGAAGAAGCACAAAACCGAGCTCCCTCAGGCAGCTACCCTTGGCCATGGCCTGGAATCTGGGGTTGCATTACCAATAGAAAGAAAGGCAAGCGCAGGGTCGGGCCTTGTGACAGGGCCCCCAGATCTCTTCAGATTCCGGCTAAAGGGCTCAGGAAGCAAAGCAGATACTAGACCCTCCTGCACACTGCTGACCAGAAACCTTGGATATTTGCTGAAATAAATGCAACATGCATACGTCCTGAGGCCCATGGTCCGCTTGCCCTTGCCAGGTCTGTGGGGACAATGAAGTCCAGCTGAAGTATGGGGCACACAGACAGCCGGACAGTGGTATTGGTCAAGCTGCaacctggtttttgtttttcagtataaaGATTTTTCCAGGTGCCTCATAGATCAAAAGGCTGAAGAATTTTCAGCCCCTTTTTGGCAGTGCTGCAATGCAGACTCTGATTTCAGTGGTAGTCCAATCTCTTATGCCTCTTATGCCAAAGGTATTTCTCAAAGTCCTCAGTCTCTGATCAACTTTCACTTGTGTAAGACTGTGAGTCCAGTGTTAAAAACTCCTTTTAACATCTTGTATACTCACCTACCTTCCCTCACAAGAAAAGCCAAGGCACAAAAGCAATTTCTAGTTATTTATCCAGCCAGTAAAGCTGTTCTTGTTCTGAGCATCTACATGAGCCTGACTTGGGCCCCAGGTTAAGGCTACCTGTGCTCGGGTTGGAAATGGAGACAGCAGGCCATCGTGATGACTGCCCAGAAGAAGGAGCCCTGGGGGCTGGGTCAACACTAAGCTAATATGGCCAGAGTCGATCAAGTCCCTTCTAAGGTAGTCCACCAGCTCTGGAGTGGGGAGAGGACCCAAGGATGACCTCCAAGACCAGCCTTGCTAATAGTCAAAACCAAAACTGACTGACACTTGGGGAGTAGGAAAAAACTAACTCTACTTAACTTTAACTTTAATCCAGCTGTGCATTTTTCACTAAGTGGTTTTTGAAGTTGGTTTTCTTCAAATCTTTAGATCTTCAAATCTTCAAATCTTTCTTCAAATCTTTCTTCAAATCTTTAGATGTAATCTCATTCATTACATAATCAGGTACACGTTACTAACCAGCACATCAGGTAAGAAATATAGTAAATCTCAATGAAAACACTGCTGGGAGGTCagaagaaacatttcttaaaaaaccAAAGCTTACAAACTTAGCACCAAACCCCATTTTCCCCTAAATATAAACTTCTTTCATGAAACTATTTCTAAACGATTCTTGTGTTTCTCTGACTTTTAAACAGATCATAATAAGGAAAAATTGAACTCTTCCTGGATAATTCAGGATCATTTCTACAAAGCTTTTCTGGTAAAAGTCCTATTCCTCCTTCAGAACTGCTGAGATTTTCCTGCAGACCTGCCGTTCTGTTCCTCCAGCTGGGGTTGCCTTCCTAGTTATGTCATGTCTCTGGTGTAGAACTTACACAAGTTCTACTAGCTCGTTTATCTTCCCTACAGACTGTAAGCGTGTTAAGGGGCAGGTATCCATGCCTTAAGCTGGCGTCCCCAGAACCCAGTGCTCCGCTCGTTCATCATGATTAAGCCCGGCTATGTTCCAGACATTGTTCAGGCACTAGGAGTAAACCCCCGCCCAGGAGAAGGACACATCCCAGCAGAACCCtggggcaggcaggagccagCACTGGGCTGCTTGCTCCCCCATAAAGGACCTGACTCACCTGCCTTCGTTTCTGTACCTCCCTGTCTTCTGTCAGATGCTCAGGTACTAAGCTGCCCCTCTTGCTTCAGCAGGGATGCCAGCACTGACTGACGTGCTACTCAGCCCTCATTTTAGAGATCAGAAAATCTGAGCCACAGTAGGAAAAACATGCTCACTTTATACAAAGCAGTTAAGCTTTAATTATAAATACCAGCATGGCATTCAGAAAGATTAAGTGTTAGGAGATCctgtattctttgatttttcttttctaaaggcCATCAAATACAgactgtttgggtttttttctcctCCTGGAAGGGGAAGCTGTGGTGCTGTAGTGGCAGGGTAAGTATAGGACAGAAGAGGCCGGACAACCACTCATGCCACTGTGGCCACCGCCAAACTGGCACTCAGCTAGGGAGCAAGGCTGCCCAGTCTTGTGTCACCCTGAGGTTTGAAAACTAAAGCTCTGAATTGCCTGTCCCAGAGTAGGTGAGCAATAGGAAGCCCAGGCTTGGATGAGGCACTTGGGGACACTGAAAGCCAACCTCTTTTTAAAGGCAAATGGTCAGGTAACAGCACCTCAGCAAGTGAAGCAAGCACTTCTGCCTGCCTACAAAGTAGCCCCCAGCCCTTTCTCTAACTCTAGCAAGTACTGATATTCTGGTACTTGTAATAAACTACACGTTTATTAACTGTCATTTTGGCAAATTCGAGAGATGGATGGCACCCTCACAGAGCACAGAGAGATTTCACTGACTTGAGCACCGTGCCAAGGGGACACTGGGTGACGAGCCCCTGGAGCTCTTCAAAGGCATACTCAAGGGGCCTCCCATCCCATCCTCCCCATCACTCCCTGGCTGTCTCATCCGAGTACCTGGCCCCAAGACAAGAATAAATGCTCATGATTTGGAAACACTAAGTCCCACTTCATTCTTTCCTCCAGCCCAGCACAGCTCCAGCCACTATATCGTGCTTCAGAGGACAGCAGTGGCCCTAGTGAGGCAAACCACACTAAGGGACAGAATTAACACTGACTCCATCTTTTTCTTGAgtgattttcttaaacatttgccTTGTTGCCCTTTAATAAGATGATTACAAGGTATTACCAACTTACTTGAGAAATGATTACAAAGCATCAttgatcatttttaataaaaaccagaAAGTAAATAAGATCAGAAACTCCTGTGCGATAAGAATTGTTCTTGGCCCTTTTTCTCCCGTCTTGCCCACGCAAAACTGGCCACGCCCTGTTTTATTGGTCCGCAGctctcttcctccaccccagCCTCTGAGAGGGGCCTGCAGGGCTGGGCTACCCCAGAAGGCTTCAGAATGACCCAGTTGTTGAGGGAGCTTATTAGGAGGCCTTTAACGGGCTGTTTCCTTTCCCAGCACTGAGCAGCGAGGAGATACTAACCTGTCCCGCAGTGTCACAGAGCTGGAGTCTCACTGGCCGCCCATCCACCGACACCACCGCTTAAAAAACAAGACCAAAACGACTGTCAGGAGGTGTCTTTTAACCCCTTTAGAAGAATAATGGTTTTAGCCAGAACTACCATTGTCACTCCAAACCCTTCAGCTCCTATTCTGGGTCCTCTAACAAATGAAAGACTCGTGGAAAACAAGGAGGCCGGGTGGCACTTTTGTGTACCCTCTCCAGGGCTGGCAATTCTCCATTGCCACGGATAAGGCAGCAAACCCCTGACCCCTTTGATGGTACCCCAGAAGGGCAGGTGATTTCCTCTTAGCTGGGAGAATTTATTTTCCGTCACACCAATTTCAAAAACCCTAAAAAACAACACTGGGGGATAATTGGGAACCAACCTTGCAGCTTTAAATAAGTGGAAAACCTCACAAATAATTCTTTTCCCTTGGGAAATGTTTGAGACTTCAGGGTTTATCATAAAATTGTAGCTTGTTTCGAGAACATGTGCAAACACTGGCTGCCTGCATTGTCCTGTTTATAAAAGAGGGCACTGCTTATCTCTCCATGTCAGCtcaaagagagaattaaaaaaagggaaggaaagaaaagcatggGGATGGGGCATCTGGGGAGGGACCCTCGTCAGGGCAGTTCTACTTAAATTAAGGACTCAGTTTTGTTTCAATGTAACTTTCTAAATTGTTTGTAAAAGTTTATACTAGTCAgtttagacaaagaaaaaaaaatgaaagaaacactgCTGTTCAGGTGGGAAATCATTCTCATAGCAGGGTTGTATCTAGGGCACCTCTGAATTCCGAGGAAGCAAGCACTTGCCATCATTACTTTCTAGGAGGTCaagaagcaattttttttaatttaattttttttaagaatgagagTGAGTGTTTCAGACTAGCTCTGTGGATTTTAACTTTTTCCTAAACTTCAAAAAGACTTGAAAAATCAAGATAAAGGACTCCTTAGTATCTACCAAACCAAATAACAGCAACCATATACCTATAAGAGCTTTTAGTGGcttagagacagtgaaaagatacTAAAACTCAGAAACAGCCAAGGTGGGAGATTGAAGTGGGGGCAGTGGGGCAGCGGCGGGGGAATCAGAAGCAAGAAATCGTGTTTGCTCTCCAGGCTTAATCCAAACCAAAGCCTTCACCCGTTCCACTCGTGCTATTTTCACTAAATCAAGTTTTTCTGCCGTCTCCACGGTTATTTAAAGTGGAGATGCCCCTTGCAAGGAGATCTGCGAGGAGAACCGCCGAAAGGAGAGGACCACACTCAAGGCCACAGGTAATGGCACCTGCGCGTCACCTTCCAAGGAAACTCGGCAGCAGCGCCGGCAATGTCGACCTGACGCAACTTCTCCACGCAGCAAACTGACCGGGCAACCCGAACTCAACCAACTGGATCCCCGCTCGCCTGATCCGAAACTGCGAGCTCGTCCCTCTTTTGCTTGGGCTCTAGCCACTGTAGCTACCCTCCAAAAGTCCGGGACTGTCCTGCACTCCGCACTTGGTCCACTGCCtggctgggccaggcctggggtccCGGAGCCACCTCAAGGCCCTCGAGACCCTCGCGCTGCCCTCTGTCCCCTCCGCACCCTGTCCGCCAGCCGCTGCCCCCAGGGCCCACTCACCCGAGAAGTTGTCGAAGGCGGTGGGGATGTACTCGGTGGGGTAGCCGTTGGTGGTGTAGCTCACCACCAGGCTGGTCTTGCCCACGGCGCCGTCACCAACCAGCACGCACTTGACGCCGCGCCCCCGGCCCCCGGGAGCCCCGGGCCCGCGTCCCCCATGTCCCCCGCGCTCCCGGCGCGGCGGCACTGGCGGCGCCTCGCAGCGGTCGGGGAATGCGGGGTCCCCCTGCTGTGGGGGCATCGGTCCGCGCACTGGACGTGCTGGCGCGGGCGAGCAGGGCCCAGCGCGGCTGCCCCTCGGTCCCGGAGCCTCCAGGAGAGAGGAGCTGTCACCGAGCGCTGCGGGCGCGTCTCCCGCCCTCGAGAGCCGAGGTTCCAGGCCGCACCACTCGCAGACAAAGGCGGCCGCGGAGGGTCGTGCGCTGTGCCCCGGCGGCGCCACCGGCTCCGCTCCGAGCGATCTGAGGACTGCCCGCCGAGCACCGTGGAGCCTGATTGCTCGGTCTCCTCCTGGCTTTCCGGCTACAGGACgcgtggggggcaggaggggaggggaaagaggcgGGTCCAGCCGGGCGGCTAGGTCCCGGCGCCAAGGCCACAGCGCCCCCACCTGCACGCCAGGCCTCTGCACTGGCTCCTGAGGCGGTGCCACGCGGGCCTGTGGGGATCGCAGACACTGGCTCTGGGGACCCCGAACGTCCGCTCCGGGGAATCCctagccccctccccccatactCCGTTGACGGGGCAGCGCCTGAATGAGCCGCGCTGGCCACCGGCAGCTTCCTCCCCAGCGCCTGAGAGTGACACCACAGCCTGGCTGGCCCGGGTGGTTCCGCCCTGCGCACCCACGCGGCGGGGAAGCCTGAGCTTCCTGCCTTTCCTCtcgccccctcaccccccacctccccttctcAGTCAGAGGCTGTGCTGCGGAGCCCCTCGTCGGCCACAGCGCTCCACTCGGGGAAAAATGAAGTGTCTTCTGGGGACATGTGGTCTAAAGGTCACTAAATTAACAgg from Rhinolophus ferrumequinum isolate MPI-CBG mRhiFer1 chromosome 27, mRhiFer1_v1.p, whole genome shotgun sequence includes these protein-coding regions:
- the RHOU gene encoding rho-related GTP-binding protein RhoU, producing the protein MPPQQGDPAFPDRCEAPPVPPRRERGGHGGRGPGAPGGRGRGVKCVLVGDGAVGKTSLVVSYTTNGYPTEYIPTAFDNFSAVVSVDGRPVRLQLCDTAGQDEFDRLRPLCYTNTDIFLMCFSVVSPSSFQNVTEKWMPEIRCHCPKAPIILVGTQSDLREDVKVLIELDKCREKPVPEEAARLCAEEIKAACYVECSALTQKNLKEVFDAAIVAAIQYSDGQQQPKKSKSRTPDKMKTLSKSWWRKYCCFV